One Mangifera indica cultivar Alphonso chromosome 4, CATAS_Mindica_2.1, whole genome shotgun sequence genomic region harbors:
- the LOC123213882 gene encoding probable LRR receptor-like serine/threonine-protein kinase At5g59680, whose translation MSFAIFFIWLVTVPFCVHSQQINPPQGFTLSCGDAEDRMLGVQKFVPDTEFVSVGNATAVKTPDVLSVLTTLRFFPDQLARKYCYTFPVIIGEKYLVKTIYYYGEFDGGVTPPVFDQIIDGTRWSIVNTTEDYAKGLSSYYEIFVAATGQNLGVCLARNENTASHPFISAIEVQPLDPSVYNATDFSKYALSTVERSKFGEKTGDMIGFPDDKFDRLWLPFGDNNYIVNSHYNVSSEDFWNMPPVKAFTSSITALPHKSLQIMWPPVLLPSSTYYIALYFQDDRSPGPDSWRVFDVVVNGEAFYKGLNVTTKGVTVYGSEQPLSGQTNITLIPEGDVGPIISAGEILQVLPLGGITLPADVAAMEDLARAFINTPSDWRGDPCLPPENSWGGVSCSTDIPARVLHINLTCIELSGTLSPSVANLTALKNLWLGGNRISGPIPDMSSLTMLETLHLEDNQFQGVIPQWLGQLENLREVFLQNNTLEGQIPDDIMKKNGLFIQVTPMNTFIPITQ comes from the exons ATGTCTTTTGCCATCTTCTTTATATGGCTTGTCACCGTCCCTTTCTGTGTTCATTCTCAGCAAATTAACCCACCTCAAG GCTTCACCTTAAGCTGCGGCGACGCAGAAGACCGTATGTTAGGGGTACAGAAATTTGTCCCAGATACAGAATTCGTCTCTGTTGGTAATGCAACGGCTGTAAAAACACCAGATGTACTGTCAGTATTAACCACATTGCGATTCTTTCCGGACCAGTTAGCGAGGAAATATTGCTATACTTTTCCTGTGATTATTGGGGAGAAATATTTAGTAAAAACTATATACTATTATGGAGAGTTTGATGGAGGAGTGACGCCACCTGTATTTGATCAGATTATCGATGGGACTAGATGGAGCATTGTTAATACCACTGAGGATTATGCCAAGGGACTAAGCTCCTACTATGAGATTTTTGTGGCAGCTACAGGGCAAAACCTTGGTGTTTGCCTAGCCAGGAATGAAAACACTGCTTCGCATCCGTTTATTTCTGCCATTGAAGTGCAACCCCTTGATCCATCCGTGTATAATGCCACTGATTTCTCCAAGTATGCACTTAGTACTGTTGAAAGGAGTAAATTTGGAGAAAAAACTGGAGACATGATTGG CTTTCCAGATGATAAATTCGACCGGCTGTGGCTACCATTTGGGGACAACAATTACATTGTCAATAGCCACTACAATGTGAGCTCAGAAGATTTTTGGAACATGCCACCAGTGAAAGCATTTACATCATCGATTACAGCCCTGCCACATAAGTCACTTCAAATCATGTGGCCACCAGTGTTACTTCCCAGTAGCACATACTACATTGCACTCTATTTCCAGGACGACCGGAGTCCAGGCCCTGATAGCTGGAGAGTGTTTGATGTTGTTGTAAATGGGGAGGCTTTCTACAAGGGTCTTAATGTCACCACCAAAGGTGTGACTGTTTATGGAAGCGAACAGCCATTGTCTGGTCAGACTAATATCACCTTGATTCCTGAAGGTGATGTTGGACCTATAATCAGTGCTGGTGAAATCCTGCAGGTTCTGCCTCTTGGAGGAATTACTCTTCCTGCAGATG TCGCGGCGATGGAAGATTTGGCCAGAGCGTTTATCAATACACCTTCTGATTGGAGGGGAGATCCATGCTTGCCTCCCGAGAACTCATGGGGTGGAGTTTCATGTTCTACTGATATCCCAGCTAGAGTTCTCCACAT aaatcTTACATGCATTGAGCTGTCGGGGACTCTTTCCCCAAGCGTCGCCAATTTAACAGCACTAAAGAATCT TTGGCTTGGAGGAAACAGAATCTCTGGTCCAATTCCAGATATGTCATCACTGACGATGCTAGAAACGtt GCATTTGGAGGACAATCAATTCCAAGGAGTAATCCCACAATGGCTAGGCCAACTTGAGAACCTTCGTGAGGT ATTCCTTCAAAACAATACTCTCGAAGGACAAATTCCTGATgatataatgaaaaagaatgGATTATTTATTCA GGTGACTCCAATGAATACTTTCATCCCGATAACACAATAA